The sequence GGGGGTGCGGCACCACGATGGTCCCGGGAACGGTGCAGCAGCTGACCATCCTGCTGATCCTCGTGCTGCCCGGCGTCTTCTACCAGGCCGCACGGGAACGGCTGCGCGGCCCGCTCGCCACCGAACAGGAGCCGCAGAACCGCCTGGTGCGCGCCATAGCCGCGGGCGCCCTGCTCGACACCCTGTACATGGTGGCCGCCGGGCCGTGGCTGCTCGGGCTGCTGCTGGGGGACGGGGACGGGCCCCTCGCCGGGGTGTCCCGGCAGCCCCGGCAGGCGGGTCTCGCCGCGCTGCTGCTGATCGTCGCCGTGCCGTCCGCGCTCGCCTGGGCGGAGGCCGTCCTGCAGCGGCGCCACGCACGGGCGCGGTACGAGCCGACGCCGACCGCCTGGGACGCGCTCTTCCGCGGGCGGGGCTCCTGCTTCGTGCGCGTACGGCTCAAGAGCGGGCTGTGGGTGGGCGGTTGGCTGGGCTCCCGGTCCGCCGTCTCGGCGTACCCGCAGAGCGGGGACCTCTATCTGGAGGCCCAGTACCGGATGGGGACGGACGGCCGCTTCCTGGGGCGGGTGCCCGGGACCGGGGGCGTGTACGTACGGGCGGCCGACATCGACGTACTGGAGGTGCTGCTGCCGCCCGCGCGGCAGCGGCCGGTGGTGAGAGGAGCGGACGAGGGTGAGCGATCAGGAACCGGGCCGTCCGGGCAGCCCGGACAGTGATGACGAACTCGCGGCCCTGGTCGACGAGTTCTCCTTCCGCAGGACCTACCACCCCACCGACGGCCTGGCCGAGCCCGACGAACTGCCGCAGGGCCCCTCGGGGTCGGTCATGGGCGAGCCGGGGGAGCCGCTGCCGCCGGGGGAGCCGGACGCGCCCTGAGCGGCCCGCTCACGGCCCGGAGTGGATGTGCGCCGCCCACAGGTGCGGGGCGCGCGCGTAGCGGTCGCGCAGGGCCCTGACCGGGCGGTGCAGGGCGGCGGCCGGGTCGAGGGGGCGGCCCAGGGCCACGTCCTCGGCGAGCGCGGTGTACAGCTCCTCGGTGAGGTGCGTCGCCAGCTTGTCCGAGATCGGCCACAGGGTCCCGATCACATGCGGGTACCCGGCCAGCTGGAACGACGCGGCCAGCTGCACCGCCTCGTCGGACAGCTCGATGCCGCCCTGCGAAGCGGAACAGGCGGACAGCACGGCCAGTTCCGGGTTCCCCGGGCGCCGGGTGGCGACATCGGACACGGTGAGGCGGCCGTCGTACAGGACGAGCCCGCTCCGTGACGGGGTGAGCGGCTCGCTGACCCCGTGGCAGCTGAAGTGAACCCAGGGATGCGCTTCGAGGGCCCCGCCGACCGC is a genomic window of Streptomyces sp. NBC_00708 containing:
- a CDS encoding DUF6338 family protein, with the protein product MQQLTILLILVLPGVFYQAARERLRGPLATEQEPQNRLVRAIAAGALLDTLYMVAAGPWLLGLLLGDGDGPLAGVSRQPRQAGLAALLLIVAVPSALAWAEAVLQRRHARARYEPTPTAWDALFRGRGSCFVRVRLKSGLWVGGWLGSRSAVSAYPQSGDLYLEAQYRMGTDGRFLGRVPGTGGVYVRAADIDVLEVLLPPARQRPVVRGADEGERSGTGPSGQPGQ